From Nitrobacter sp. NHB1, a single genomic window includes:
- a CDS encoding lysylphosphatidylglycerol synthase transmembrane domain-containing protein, translating to MRQILALAIKVAVSIALLFLALRKVDFSAIVERIDLTTLWWLIFAVVAVVSQVFFGAVRWREIAQVCGAPLTVWQAFRLNMIAAFFNQALPSSIGGDATRVWFVGRSGVGWRAAGYSVLIDRAIGLTVLAFLVVASLPWSLRLIADPQGRIALLLVDAAAIGGGASFLLLGTLRWRWLARWQIVRHAQACSEIAGQLMVSRVHVLPLIVLSLLVNVLNAVIAWAVVRSIGAGGSFAQIFLLIPPVMLVTTLPISIAGWGLREATMALAFGYAALRPEDGVSASLLFGVVNFVAGALGGLIWILNPKPAETGISEEVTADRLPDQI from the coding sequence ATGCGTCAGATCCTTGCGTTGGCCATCAAGGTGGCGGTTTCGATCGCGCTGCTCTTTCTTGCGCTGCGGAAGGTGGATTTTTCGGCCATCGTGGAGCGGATCGATCTGACCACGCTGTGGTGGCTGATCTTCGCCGTCGTCGCCGTGGTGTCGCAGGTCTTCTTCGGCGCCGTGCGCTGGCGCGAGATCGCACAGGTTTGCGGCGCGCCGCTGACCGTATGGCAGGCTTTCCGTTTGAACATGATTGCGGCGTTCTTCAACCAGGCGCTGCCGTCTTCGATCGGCGGCGATGCCACGCGCGTGTGGTTCGTCGGCCGTAGTGGCGTGGGCTGGCGTGCGGCCGGCTACTCGGTTCTGATCGATCGCGCGATCGGACTTACGGTGCTCGCGTTCCTCGTGGTTGCCAGCTTGCCCTGGAGTCTGAGGCTGATCGCAGATCCGCAAGGTCGCATCGCGCTGCTGCTGGTCGACGCCGCGGCGATCGGAGGAGGAGCCAGCTTTCTGCTGCTGGGAACGCTGCGGTGGCGGTGGCTCGCCCGCTGGCAAATTGTGCGGCATGCCCAGGCGTGCTCCGAAATCGCCGGCCAGTTGATGGTCAGCCGCGTTCACGTCCTGCCGCTCATCGTTCTGTCCCTGCTGGTCAACGTGCTGAATGCGGTGATCGCATGGGCGGTCGTTCGATCGATCGGAGCAGGCGGATCCTTCGCGCAAATCTTTCTGCTGATCCCGCCGGTCATGCTGGTGACGACGCTGCCGATCTCGATTGCCGGCTGGGGGCTGCGCGAGGCGACGATGGCCCTAGCCTTTGGCTATGCCGCCCTGCGGCCCGAGGACGGCGTCAGCGCCTCGCTACTGTTCGGGGTCGTGAATTTCGTTGCCGGTGCCCTCGGCGGGCTGATCTGGATCCTGAACCCGAAGCCGGCCGAGACGGGAATTTCAGAGGAAGTCACAGCGGACAGGTTACCGGACCAGATATAA
- a CDS encoding ABC transporter ATP-binding protein, whose amino-acid sequence MGIRARAMSRTVLLGTSLTSRLRGYRDLFTLVWRFAQNHHGKIALFVFLAVFSVVTESFGVFLLIPLLQSMGHNNLFANVPVLGSISGLFDGLPAASRLLWAGGLMLVVVLIRGALQFAQEFLSYSIPLHVDSALRIKAFRGLIGTSMQYVDTIGAGEISNIIVGHSARIGIAVRFFATLISSIFILLCYVVVLSIVSPFLFLLAGIYILVTTLLFRAFTTNIVRSVGTQLSRANQQFSQIFFETLNGAKLIRLSGATGEVQQDLESSVRILNRARDRTVAIENMTVPYFNTIGGILICVIVMAVGVLKADTAASAIGVIVIFFVLLLRIVSPLSVINISRNNILVHLDAFQEYQAFLSACESAQETDGSVILPNFQKAVSFEGVSFSYSTDGPVVLKDVSFTIPHGHMVAIVGPSGSGKSTIVNLLARLYRPNSGSILIDGTPLNDLVVESWWRRLGVVTQDIIVINGSIRANLCFGLREEVSLDRLKSAASLASIDDWISSLPDGYDTMLGDRGGRLSGGQRQRLALARAFIRDPEIIVLDEATSALDTLTEQTIQKQLSALSRRKTVIAIAHRLSTVRLADTIIVVDRGCIAEVGSHNELLKRQGIYSRMIESQSLDLVEDDGET is encoded by the coding sequence TTGGGCATCAGAGCGCGTGCGATGTCGCGAACCGTCCTGCTGGGTACGTCGCTTACGAGTAGATTGCGCGGATACCGTGATCTTTTTACGCTAGTTTGGCGGTTTGCACAAAATCACCACGGCAAAATTGCGCTTTTCGTCTTTCTCGCTGTGTTCAGCGTAGTGACGGAGAGCTTTGGCGTATTCCTTTTGATTCCTCTGCTGCAATCAATGGGTCACAACAACTTGTTCGCCAACGTTCCTGTGCTCGGCAGTATTTCTGGCTTGTTCGATGGGTTGCCTGCGGCAAGTCGTCTGTTATGGGCGGGCGGCCTGATGCTCGTCGTCGTTCTTATCCGCGGCGCGCTGCAGTTCGCACAAGAATTCTTGAGTTACTCAATACCGCTGCATGTGGACTCGGCGCTTCGAATAAAAGCCTTTAGGGGCTTGATCGGCACCAGCATGCAATATGTGGATACTATTGGGGCCGGTGAAATATCCAACATTATCGTAGGGCACTCCGCTCGGATCGGCATCGCCGTTCGTTTTTTTGCAACCTTAATCTCCAGCATTTTCATCCTGCTTTGCTATGTCGTCGTTCTGAGCATCGTATCGCCCTTCCTGTTCCTTCTCGCCGGAATCTACATCTTAGTAACGACGCTGCTGTTTCGAGCTTTCACGACAAACATCGTCCGAAGCGTCGGGACTCAACTTTCTCGAGCCAACCAGCAATTTTCCCAGATATTCTTTGAGACCTTGAATGGAGCGAAACTCATTCGCCTTTCGGGGGCCACCGGTGAAGTTCAGCAGGATCTAGAGTCCTCAGTGCGGATACTCAATCGCGCTCGAGATCGGACGGTGGCAATTGAGAACATGACCGTACCCTACTTCAATACGATTGGTGGCATTCTCATCTGCGTCATCGTGATGGCTGTGGGCGTATTAAAGGCAGACACAGCCGCAAGCGCTATCGGCGTTATTGTAATCTTCTTTGTTCTGCTGCTTCGAATAGTCTCCCCGCTAAGCGTTATAAATATCTCGCGGAATAACATACTCGTTCATCTTGATGCATTTCAGGAGTATCAGGCGTTTTTGTCAGCTTGCGAGTCGGCACAGGAAACGGACGGGTCTGTTATCCTTCCGAATTTTCAGAAAGCAGTAAGCTTCGAAGGAGTCAGTTTCAGCTACTCCACAGATGGTCCGGTCGTCCTGAAGGATGTCAGCTTTACCATCCCTCACGGGCATATGGTCGCAATCGTCGGTCCGTCCGGCTCAGGTAAATCAACGATCGTAAATTTGCTCGCACGGCTCTACAGGCCAAATTCCGGGAGTATCCTGATAGACGGGACGCCGCTGAATGATTTGGTTGTCGAGTCCTGGTGGCGACGTCTTGGAGTCGTGACGCAGGATATTATCGTCATCAATGGCTCAATTCGCGCGAATCTCTGCTTTGGCCTTCGAGAAGAGGTCTCGCTTGACAGGCTTAAATCCGCAGCTAGCCTTGCTTCGATTGACGATTGGATATCATCGTTACCCGATGGCTACGACACGATGCTAGGCGATCGGGGAGGACGTCTTTCCGGAGGACAGCGGCAGCGTCTCGCATTGGCGAGAGCATTCATCAGAGATCCCGAAATCATCGTTCTCGATGAAGCAACAAGCGCTCTCGATACGCTGACGGAGCAGACGATTCAAAAGCAGCTGTCTGCACTGTCCCGTCGGAAAACAGTCATTGCAATTGCTCACCGTTTATCAACGGTGCGCTTGGCGGATACGATTATTGTAGTAGATCGAGGATGCATTGCGGAAGTCGGGAGTCACAATGAATTACTCAAGCGTCAGGGAATTTATTCGAGAATGATTGAATCGCAATCGCTTGATCTCGTGGAAGATGACGGTGAGACTTGA
- a CDS encoding IS701 family transposase, translating to MDASGSGGRSRPVAQQELLGRDRWDADELRDLVRDYVVEHLGDEGAVLVVDETGFLKQGKASCGVARQYTGSAGKITNCQIGVFAAYVSRHGHAFMDRALYLPKSWTDDPRRRKAAHAPSDVGFSTKPRLAAKMIARAIAARVPFAWVAGDTVYGVGDIERDLRQAGKGYVLGVAANHGFGSWSRKRLIGGSAEKIAKALKPTDWRRLSAGSGTKGPRLHDWAYLELADLDAGEFNEERSGLWTRGLLIRRHIADGELAYFTTWCPAGTSIKQLVTVEGHRWAIEDSFETAKNEFGLDHNETRSWHGWHRHVSLVMLTFAMMAAIRRKANAPPQKNTSRATRTRKTSSVGRSRKSADSAAARAKTNSTWLCHRMVAVATHSPGRRSKSPHQTKITTVMLVDVPPSGHSLRPSRSIINLRPN from the coding sequence CTGGATGCGAGCGGAAGCGGCGGGCGATCCCGGCCCGTGGCCCAGCAGGAGCTTCTGGGCCGAGACCGCTGGGACGCCGACGAGTTGCGCGATCTGGTGCGCGATTATGTGGTCGAGCATCTCGGTGACGAAGGCGCGGTGCTGGTCGTCGACGAGACCGGCTTTCTGAAGCAGGGCAAAGCCTCCTGCGGAGTGGCGCGACAATACACCGGTTCGGCCGGAAAGATCACGAATTGCCAGATCGGGGTATTCGCGGCCTATGTGTCGCGCCACGGTCATGCCTTCATGGACCGCGCGCTCTATCTGCCGAAGAGCTGGACGGACGATCCGCGCCGCCGGAAAGCCGCGCATGCGCCAAGCGATGTCGGATTTTCGACGAAACCGCGGCTCGCGGCCAAGATGATCGCGCGGGCCATTGCGGCGCGCGTCCCATTCGCCTGGGTTGCAGGCGATACGGTCTATGGCGTCGGCGACATCGAGCGGGATTTGCGCCAGGCTGGCAAAGGCTATGTGCTCGGCGTTGCCGCCAACCACGGGTTCGGATCCTGGAGCCGGAAGCGGCTGATCGGCGGTTCAGCGGAAAAGATCGCCAAAGCGCTGAAGCCGACCGATTGGCGCCGCCTGTCGGCAGGCAGCGGAACCAAGGGGCCGCGGCTGCATGACTGGGCGTATCTCGAACTCGCCGATCTCGACGCCGGTGAGTTCAATGAGGAGCGCAGCGGCTTGTGGACGCGCGGACTGCTGATCCGGCGCCATATCGCTGACGGCGAACTCGCCTACTTCACCACCTGGTGTCCCGCCGGAACGTCCATCAAGCAGCTGGTCACCGTTGAAGGACATCGCTGGGCGATCGAAGACAGCTTTGAGACCGCCAAGAACGAGTTCGGCCTCGATCATAATGAAACGCGATCCTGGCATGGCTGGCATCGTCATGTGTCGCTTGTCATGTTGACCTTCGCCATGATGGCCGCCATTCGCCGAAAAGCTAACGCGCCGCCCCAAAAAAACACTTCGCGCGCAACCCGAACGCGCAAGACCTCATCCGTTGGTCGGTCCAGGAAATCCGCAGATAGCGCAGCGGCTCGCGCGAAAACGAATTCGACCTGGCTATGTCATCGCATGGTCGCTGTGGCGACGCACTCACCAGGCCGTCGCTCAAAAAGCCCACATCAAACAAAAATTACGACCGTAATGCTAGTTGATGTCCCACCTAGCGGCCATTCATTAAGACCGAGCCGATCAATCATCAATCTACGCCCGAATTAG